In bacterium, the genomic stretch CCATGTCGCGTCCACGCACGTGATGGAAGGTTCCGGCCGGCTCGAATGCCGGCGCATCGTGAACGAAGATGCTCCCCGCGATCGGCACGTTGACCGCCGCCACCTGCCAGACCAGCGCCGCCCACGCGAGAATGTAAATGCCGTAACGCGCGGCACGCGGCCACGCCCGCGACAACACGATATCCGCGCCCATCGCGGCGAACAAACAAATCGCCGCCAGCACGAAAAACGTGAATAGCTGATACGGTTCGTGCATCGACCGGAAGATCGGCAGATGCCAGAGCGGCCTGAAAAAGTCGATCGGCAGATACGGCCCGAACGAAATCAGCAGAAACCAGGCGGCGACCGCCAGCAGCGGCCATTGCCGGCGCCACGTCGCGCCGATGCCGATCACCGCCAGCGCGAGCGCGCCGAAGCCCGGCGCGATCGGTTCGTGCGGCGTCGGGGACCAGAACGCGAGCGCGCGCAGCATCGTCGGAAAATCGTGGAAAAAGTGCGGGTAGCCGCCGAACACGCCAAGATACGTGTTGTAGTCGTCCACCGAACGCACGTTGCGCATGAGCAATTCGATCATCGGGATGATCTTCGCCGCCGCAAAGACGCACGACAGCACGAACGCCGCGGCGACCGCGCCAAACGCCGCGCCCGCGCACGATCCGCGCGACGTCCGCGCGCGGACGGCCGCGTCAAGCGGCAGATACACCGCGAAAAACAGCCCCGCGACGACGTAGCCGATGCCAAGCTGCGCAAGCGTGAGGGCAAGCAGCAAGCCGGCGCCGATGAGATTCGTTTGGTCGAGCCGGCGTTCGGCGGACCCGAGCCCATCGCGAACGCGCGGCAGCAGGAACAGCCACACCCACGGCACAAAATTCCAGTACAGTTTGAAGTAGAAACCCCAATACAGGCGCGACAGCCACCACGCCGAACACGCGAACGACGCGGCGGCGAACGCGGCAGCCGCCGGGCTCGCGCCATACCCTCGGCGCGCGAGCGCGTAGAATCCGAGCGCGCCGATCAGCATGAATAGCGCGATGTTCACTTTCATGCCGACCGCCTCGCCGAGCGCGAGCGGCACGATCGTGAACGGCGAAAACGTCGGATCCTGCGGGTTGGCGGGCAGCGGATAGCCGCCGCCGAGAAATGGCGTGCGCAGCGGAATCTCGCCGTCGGTCAGGATCGCGCGGCGAAAGAGATGATCGTACGTCGCCTGCTGGAGATAATCGTGCGTGCGCTCGACGTTATCCGAAAACAGCGCGTGCGGATGCGCGAACAGGCGCGCGATCCAGAACAACAAGAGGACGACGACGGCGGCGCGCGCCAATAGCTCGTCCTTGTTCTCGGGCGACAGATTCACGCGGAACAATTAACCACAGAGAACACGGAGAGCACAGAGGTTTTTTCAAACGAACGAGAGTGCGCGCGACGTCGTCATCCTGCCGAGGCGTCGACATCCTGCCGGGGTATCGTCATCCTGAGCGAAGCGAAGGATCTGGCTCGCCCCTGCTGACGTTCACGCGGCTTACGGGGCGGGGCCGGATCCTTCGGCTCGCTGCGCTCGCCTCAGGATGACGGCGCCTCGCCCGCGCTTCGCAAGGCACGTCGCGCTCTTTGCGCCTTTGCGTGGTGAATTCAGAGAAGCTCGTCCGCGTTCTCCCTGATCTTCCGCACGATCGCGACAATATCGTCCACGTCATCGCGCGTGCCCATGAGCATGGGGTAATGCATCCACAAGCCGGTTTCCTTCGCGAACGTCCACGCCACGGGCGTGTCGGCGGCGTCGCGCCCGATGCCCTCGCCGTAGCGCGCGCGAAGCTCGGGCCACTCGTCGGAGCGCGCGGCGAAAAGCTCGTTCGCGAACATCGGCACGTAAAACGCGCCGGAGAGGATGAGGCCCTCGCCCATCGCGGCCTCGATGAACTTTTCGCGCGGCACGTCGCCGAACTTCGAGCGGTCGTACGTGAAGATGTACTGATAATGCGCGCGGCGCGTGGTGCGTTCGTCGTAAGGGACAACGCCGATGCCGTCGATCTTCGCAAGCTGTTCGGAGAGATACGCCGCGTTCTCCTGACGGCGCGTCGTGAATTCGTCGAGCTTGGCGAGTTGCGCGCGCAGCACCGCGGCCTGGAACTCGGTGATGCGGTAGTTCCATCCGAACAGGCGGCCCTCGTAGCTGTCGTAGCCGTGCTCCTTGCGCCCGCAGTTGACGAGGCTCTGGCACTTTTCCTCGAGCGTCTTGTCGCTCGTCAGAATGAGGCCGCCCTCGCCCGCGGTCATGAGCTTGCTCGACTGAAAGCTGAAGCTCCCTAAATGCCCGATGGAGCCGACGCCTTTTCCGCGCCATTTCGCGCCGTGCGCGTGCGCGCAATCCTCGATGACCGGCAGGCCGTTGTCGCGCGCGATTTGCATGACGGCGTCCATGTCCGCGATGGACGAACCCAGGTGCACGACGATGATCGCTTTCGTCTTGTCCGTGATGGCGGCACGGATTTTTTCCGGGTCGATGGTGAAATTGTCGGGGCGGATGTCCACGAACACCGGCACGGCGTTCAAATAGACGGCGCACGCCGCGGTGGCGACCCAGCTCGCCGCCGGCACGATCACCTCGTCGCCCGCC encodes the following:
- a CDS encoding DegT/DnrJ/EryC1/StrS family aminotransferase, whose product is MPNLAIKGGTSVRTKPWPVWPPYDEREREGLITVLESHEWGGFPSPNFQARHFAEEFAAYHGAKYGICAANGTVTLEVALRALGIKAGDEVIVPAASWVATAACAVYLNAVPVFVDIRPDNFTIDPEKIRAAITDKTKAIIVVHLGSSIADMDAVMQIARDNGLPVIEDCAHAHGAKWRGKGVGSIGHLGSFSFQSSKLMTAGEGGLILTSDKTLEEKCQSLVNCGRKEHGYDSYEGRLFGWNYRITEFQAAVLRAQLAKLDEFTTRRQENAAYLSEQLAKIDGIGVVPYDERTTRRAHYQYIFTYDRSKFGDVPREKFIEAAMGEGLILSGAFYVPMFANELFAARSDEWPELRARYGEGIGRDAADTPVAWTFAKETGLWMHYPMLMGTRDDVDDIVAIVRKIRENADELL